From the Acidilutibacter cellobiosedens genome, one window contains:
- a CDS encoding histidine phosphatase family protein, whose product MDIIFVRHGSTEENRKKVYGSSDIHLSEKGKTEVLNIKNSVNNMSFGKVYISPLKRTMETSKILGVKGIHDDRIKEINFSIFGGKTYEEIKKIYPEEVSLWTKDYINYRIPGGESLKDIYERTKDFLENIISENKNVLVITHEGVIRCALCWVFDNVEYFYRFRADNGSITVISADDGYKYIKCINKR is encoded by the coding sequence ATGGATATAATATTTGTTCGCCATGGAAGTACTGAAGAAAACAGAAAGAAAGTATACGGAAGTTCTGATATACATTTATCCGAAAAGGGAAAAACCGAGGTATTGAATATTAAAAATTCGGTAAATAATATGTCCTTCGGAAAAGTATATATAAGTCCATTGAAGAGAACAATGGAAACTTCGAAAATTTTGGGAGTAAAGGGAATACATGATGATAGAATCAAAGAAATAAATTTTTCCATATTCGGCGGAAAAACTTATGAGGAAATAAAAAAGATATATCCTGAAGAGGTTTCTCTGTGGACAAAGGATTATATAAACTATAGGATACCCGGTGGGGAAAGCCTTAAAGATATATACGAAAGAACTAAGGATTTTTTAGAAAATATTATATCGGAAAATAAAAATGTACTCGTTATTACCCATGAAGGAGTAATAAGATGTGCTTTATGCTGGGTATTCGATAATGTGGAATATTTTTATAGGTTTAGAGCAGATAACGGAAGTATCACGGTTATATCGGCAGATGATGGATATAAATATATAAAATGCATTAATAAAAGGTGA
- the cobT gene encoding nicotinate-nucleotide--dimethylbenzimidazole phosphoribosyltransferase, whose amino-acid sequence MELLKNTLASIKPADEDAKKKAKERLDNLTKPIGSLGVLEEIVIKMAGITGNIHNKIDKRNIIVMCADNGVVEEGVSACPQYFTKILTENLIKGYTGVSVLSKLTGTDVTTVDIGVNGDITLKGVLNKKINYGTKNITKGPAMTRDEAIRAIEAGIEVADSSCKKGYDILGTGEMGIGNTTTSGAVLSIFSGLNPDATCGKGAGLTDEQFEHKKEAVEKAIEINKPDKNDPIDVISKVGGFDIAGMCGCFLSAAKNRKPIVIDGLISSAAALCAVRLNSLAKEYIFPSHLSKEPGAIYMMKEIGLKPMLDLEMRLGEGSGCPLAFQVIEAALYVMDHMATFEESTLDKDVLIDIR is encoded by the coding sequence ATGGAATTATTGAAGAATACATTGGCATCTATAAAACCTGCAGACGAAGATGCAAAGAAAAAAGCAAAGGAAAGGCTTGATAATCTCACTAAGCCTATAGGAAGCCTGGGGGTATTGGAAGAGATAGTAATTAAAATGGCAGGAATTACAGGAAATATACACAATAAAATTGATAAAAGAAATATAATAGTAATGTGCGCTGACAATGGAGTAGTGGAGGAAGGAGTAAGCGCATGTCCTCAATACTTTACCAAGATACTTACAGAAAATTTAATTAAAGGATATACAGGTGTTTCAGTATTGTCCAAGCTTACAGGGACAGATGTAACTACAGTTGATATCGGAGTCAACGGAGATATAACTTTAAAGGGAGTATTAAATAAAAAGATAAATTATGGTACAAAAAATATTACAAAAGGACCGGCTATGACTCGTGATGAGGCGATAAGAGCTATAGAAGCGGGAATTGAAGTAGCGGATTCTTCGTGCAAAAAAGGATATGATATTTTAGGAACAGGAGAAATGGGAATAGGAAATACGACTACCAGCGGAGCAGTATTAAGTATTTTTTCAGGACTTAATCCCGATGCTACTTGTGGAAAAGGGGCTGGGCTTACCGACGAACAGTTTGAGCATAAGAAAGAGGCTGTGGAAAAAGCAATAGAAATAAATAAGCCGGATAAAAACGATCCTATAGATGTTATATCAAAGGTAGGAGGTTTTGATATCGCGGGGATGTGCGGATGTTTTTTGTCGGCGGCCAAAAACAGAAAACCTATAGTTATAGACGGATTAATTTCTTCTGCGGCAGCTCTTTGTGCGGTACGGCTGAATTCTTTAGCCAAAGAGTATATTTTCCCGTCCCATCTGTCAAAAGAACCTGGAGCAATATATATGATGAAGGAAATAGGTCTTAAACCTATGCTTGATTTGGAAATGAGACTGGGAGAAGGTTCCGGATGTCCTCTGGCATTTCAGGTAATAGAAGCTGCATTATACGTTATGGACCATATGGCAACATTTGAAGAATCAACTTTGGATAAAGATGTATTAATAGATATAAGGTGA
- a CDS encoding undecaprenyl-diphosphate phosphatase, with translation MDTIFLIIKSIILGIVEGITEFLPISSTGHMIIFEHLMKFKGISPNYVEMYTYVIQLGAILSIVVLYWKKIKDTLINFFPQKVGYKNSGFRFWFMIFIACIPGGICQLLLDDLSDKYLFNTVTVAIALFLGGIWMIYAENKFRSRNSTKKGLNVTTRQAWIIGIFQCLAIIPGMSRSASTIIGGWVSGLSTVQAAEFSFFLAIPVMLGMSLLKIIKIGGISALAFSEIISLAVGFIVSFIVALIVVDKFISYLKRKPMRIFAIYRMIFAVIVLVAGFRGIF, from the coding sequence ATGGATACAATATTTTTAATAATAAAATCTATAATATTGGGAATTGTGGAAGGAATAACAGAATTTTTGCCTATATCTTCAACAGGGCATATGATTATTTTCGAACATTTAATGAAGTTTAAAGGTATCAGTCCCAATTATGTTGAGATGTATACATATGTAATACAGCTTGGAGCAATATTATCTATTGTTGTACTCTATTGGAAAAAGATAAAAGATACACTTATAAATTTTTTCCCTCAAAAAGTCGGATATAAAAACTCGGGGTTTAGATTTTGGTTTATGATATTCATCGCTTGTATTCCCGGAGGCATTTGCCAACTGTTATTAGATGATTTATCCGATAAGTATTTATTTAATACGGTCACTGTAGCTATAGCTTTATTTTTAGGCGGCATATGGATGATATATGCTGAAAATAAATTCAGAAGCAGAAATTCAACAAAAAAGGGGTTAAATGTTACAACAAGGCAGGCATGGATTATCGGGATATTTCAGTGCTTAGCCATAATTCCGGGTATGTCACGGTCAGCTTCAACTATTATAGGAGGATGGGTATCAGGGCTTTCTACTGTTCAAGCCGCAGAATTTTCCTTCTTTTTAGCAATTCCTGTTATGCTTGGAATGAGTCTTTTAAAAATTATAAAAATTGGAGGAATATCTGCTCTTGCATTTTCCGAAATAATTTCCCTTGCTGTTGGATTTATAGTTTCCTTTATAGTAGCATTGATAGTGGTCGATAAGTTTATTTCATATTTAAAGAGAAAACCTATGAGAATATTTGCAATATATAGAATGATATTTGCGGTTATAGTGTTAGTTGCAGGATTTAGGGGAATATTTTAA
- a CDS encoding alpha/beta fold hydrolase — MGYYVNVESDVKIFVEDLNPEGKKTIVFLHGWPGSHELFEYQFDQLPKWGYRCIGIDQRGFGKSDKPWRGYDYNRLADDVKCIVETLRLQDFILAGHSTGGAIAIRYMSRHNGYGVSKLALFAAAAPSLIKLPNFPYGIDVEVVNQIIEGTYTDRPKMLSNFGDIFFFQYITQPFSYWFLQLGLQAAGWSTAAIANTWINEQLFSDLGKINVPTLIIHGIHDKVVPFQLGEVQEKYIKNSKLIPFNYSGHGSFYDQKDLFNKELMNFIEE; from the coding sequence GTGGGATATTATGTTAATGTAGAATCAGATGTAAAAATTTTTGTAGAAGATCTTAATCCAGAGGGTAAGAAAACAATAGTTTTTTTACATGGATGGCCTGGAAGTCATGAGTTATTTGAATATCAATTTGATCAACTTCCCAAATGGGGATACAGATGTATAGGAATAGATCAAAGAGGATTTGGCAAGTCAGATAAACCGTGGAGAGGATATGATTATAATCGATTGGCCGATGATGTTAAGTGTATAGTTGAAACACTTAGATTACAAGATTTTATACTTGCAGGCCATTCAACAGGCGGGGCAATAGCTATTAGGTATATGTCTAGGCACAATGGATATGGAGTATCTAAACTTGCTTTATTTGCAGCGGCAGCTCCTAGTTTAATAAAGCTTCCTAACTTTCCTTATGGAATAGACGTTGAAGTAGTAAATCAAATAATTGAAGGAACATATACGGACCGACCTAAAATGCTTAGTAATTTTGGTGATATATTTTTCTTTCAATATATAACTCAACCATTTTCCTATTGGTTTCTACAATTAGGATTACAAGCAGCAGGATGGTCGACTGCTGCTATTGCAAATACCTGGATAAATGAGCAATTATTTAGTGATTTAGGGAAAATAAATGTTCCGACATTAATTATTCATGGTATCCATGATAAGGTTGTCCCATTTCAACTAGGCGAAGTACAGGAAAAATACATTAAAAATTCTAAACTTATACCGTTTAATTATAGCGGTCACGGATCATTTTATGATCAAAAAGACTTATTTAATAAAGAATTAATGAATTTTATTGAAGAATAA
- the cobU gene encoding bifunctional adenosylcobinamide kinase/adenosylcobinamide-phosphate guanylyltransferase, whose product MIILVTGGARSGKSSFSESLYENKEDVVYIATSKIYDKEMEERVILHRQSRPLSWRTYEGNYDLKKAVGEEKNYILDCVTVLLSNRMFDITKDEEFISFQLQSQVENTVFNELKCLIDEIRRRNYNLIMVTNEVGDSLVPESHIGRVFRDIQGRINQRIASVSDEVYLVCCGIPVKLK is encoded by the coding sequence ATGATAATTTTGGTGACAGGAGGAGCAAGGAGTGGGAAAAGTTCCTTTTCAGAATCCCTATATGAAAATAAAGAAGATGTGGTATATATAGCCACGTCAAAAATTTATGACAAAGAAATGGAAGAAAGAGTTATTCTTCACCGACAGAGCAGGCCTCTTTCCTGGAGAACCTACGAGGGAAATTATGATTTAAAAAAAGCAGTGGGAGAAGAAAAAAATTACATATTGGATTGTGTTACCGTATTATTATCAAATAGGATGTTTGACATTACTAAAGATGAAGAATTTATTTCTTTTCAGCTTCAAAGTCAGGTAGAGAATACCGTTTTTAACGAACTAAAATGTCTTATAGATGAAATAAGAAGAAGAAATTACAATTTAATAATGGTCACTAATGAAGTGGGAGATTCTTTAGTTCCAGAAAGTCATATAGGAAGAGTTTTTAGAGATATTCAAGGTAGAATAAATCAAAGGATAGCTTCGGTTTCCGATGAAGTCTATTTGGTATGCTGTGGAATACCGGTGAAACTGAAATGA
- the cobS gene encoding adenosylcobinamide-GDP ribazoletransferase, with protein sequence MMKGFILAIQFLSRLPINISVDFNDKNLSRSTLFFPFVGMIIGTGAGLVYCLVSRVNMDIASFLAVLTLVILTGGLHLDGLGDTFDGFFSARTRERILEIMKDSRAGTYGVVAIVLDILLKYVIISNMKENVLPALVFSCGNGRLIAVIFMSFGKIARPGGLGDMFKKSNPKKYAFIGGIIYVLITFLVNPLYLIPLGISIFAAFLLALKTYRVIGGFTGDVYGAGIEITEIVSLLSFMYI encoded by the coding sequence ATGATGAAGGGTTTTATATTGGCAATTCAGTTTTTATCTCGACTTCCCATAAACATTTCTGTTGATTTTAACGATAAAAATTTATCTCGGAGCACTCTTTTTTTCCCATTTGTAGGGATGATTATAGGTACGGGAGCAGGGCTTGTCTATTGTTTGGTTTCTCGGGTAAATATGGATATAGCATCTTTTTTGGCTGTATTGACCTTGGTTATACTTACCGGAGGCCTTCACTTAGACGGCTTAGGGGATACCTTTGACGGATTTTTTTCTGCGAGGACAAGAGAAAGAATACTTGAAATAATGAAGGACAGCAGAGCGGGAACTTACGGAGTGGTGGCTATAGTTTTGGACATACTTTTAAAGTATGTTATTATATCCAATATGAAAGAAAACGTATTGCCGGCATTGGTATTTTCCTGTGGGAACGGAAGGCTTATAGCGGTCATATTCATGTCCTTCGGCAAAATAGCGAGACCCGGGGGATTGGGAGATATGTTTAAAAAAAGTAATCCTAAAAAATATGCCTTTATAGGTGGGATTATATATGTTTTAATTACCTTTTTAGTAAATCCCTTGTATTTGATTCCTTTGGGGATTTCCATATTTGCAGCTTTTCTGTTGGCTTTAAAAACATATAGAGTTATTGGAGGCTTTACAGGAGATGTATATGGGGCAGGTATTGAAATTACAGAAATAGTATCGTTACTGTCCTTTATGTATATATAA
- the gltX gene encoding glutamate--tRNA ligase, translating into MEKIRVRFAPSPTGYLHIGGARTALFNYFFAKRYNGKFILRIEDTDRERLKEDSVSQIVSSMKWLGINWDEGPEKGGEYGPYFQSERLDIYRREAKRLLDEGKAYYCFCTEEDIEKEREEQKRLKVSYRYSGKCSLLSKEEVEENLRAGKPYVIRIKIPREGTTEIEDLIRGRVSFDNSQLDDYIILKSNNMPTYNFACVVDDHFMEISHVIRAEEHLSNTPKQVLIYKALGYEVPKFAHLSMILAPDRSKLSKRHGATSVEEFREKGYIKEALVNYLTLLGWSPGEDREIFGMEDTIKNFSLEKVSKTAAIYDINKLTWLNGNYLRELDLDYITKETIPFLIEKGFIKEYEAEEKYDYIKRVVAAVREKVKLLTELADGSEYFFKDISEYDPKGVAKRFEKDGTVRLLESGRKALEDAEDFKVETVEKIYRDLIDKLGIKGGDIIHPTRLALSGKTVGPGLFDIISILGKEECLKRMDKAIEFIKKM; encoded by the coding sequence ATGGAAAAAATAAGAGTTCGATTTGCTCCGAGTCCTACAGGATATTTACATATAGGGGGAGCAAGGACAGCATTATTTAATTATTTTTTTGCAAAAAGATATAACGGGAAATTCATTCTCAGAATAGAGGATACAGATAGAGAAAGATTAAAAGAGGATTCGGTGTCTCAAATAGTTTCAAGCATGAAGTGGCTCGGTATTAATTGGGATGAAGGTCCCGAGAAGGGAGGAGAATACGGGCCTTATTTTCAATCGGAAAGGCTGGATATTTACAGGAGAGAGGCAAAGAGGCTATTAGATGAAGGAAAAGCATATTACTGTTTTTGTACGGAAGAGGATATTGAAAAAGAGAGAGAAGAACAGAAAAGATTAAAGGTTTCCTACAGGTATTCGGGCAAATGTTCTTTATTATCTAAGGAAGAAGTTGAAGAAAATCTTAGGGCAGGAAAGCCCTATGTAATAAGAATAAAAATTCCGAGGGAAGGTACTACTGAAATAGAGGATTTGATAAGGGGCAGGGTTTCTTTTGACAATTCTCAGTTAGATGATTATATAATTCTTAAATCAAATAACATGCCCACATATAACTTTGCTTGTGTGGTAGATGATCATTTTATGGAAATAAGTCACGTAATAAGGGCTGAAGAACATCTTTCAAATACTCCGAAGCAGGTTTTAATATATAAGGCTTTAGGGTATGAAGTACCTAAATTTGCTCACTTATCCATGATATTGGCTCCGGACCGAAGTAAATTGAGCAAGAGGCATGGAGCTACTTCCGTGGAGGAATTTAGGGAAAAAGGTTATATAAAAGAGGCATTAGTTAATTATCTTACTCTTTTAGGCTGGTCTCCGGGAGAGGACAGGGAAATCTTCGGGATGGAAGATACCATAAAGAATTTTTCTTTGGAAAAGGTATCGAAAACAGCAGCAATATATGATATAAACAAACTGACATGGCTGAACGGAAATTATTTAAGAGAATTGGACTTGGATTATATAACAAAAGAAACAATCCCTTTTTTGATAGAAAAAGGATTTATAAAGGAATATGAAGCAGAAGAAAAATATGATTATATCAAAAGAGTTGTCGCTGCCGTGAGAGAAAAGGTAAAGCTTCTGACAGAACTGGCAGACGGAAGCGAATACTTTTTTAAAGATATATCCGAGTACGATCCTAAGGGAGTAGCAAAGAGATTTGAAAAAGACGGTACCGTAAGGCTGTTGGAGTCTGGAAGGAAAGCTTTAGAGGATGCCGAGGACTTTAAAGTGGAAACGGTAGAAAAAATTTATAGGGATTTAATTGATAAATTAGGAATTAAGGGAGGAGATATAATTCATCCTACCAGACTTGCGTTATCAGGAAAAACTGTGGGGCCGGGATTATTTGATATAATATCCATTCTCGGAAAAGAGGAATGCTTGAAAAGGATGGATAAAGCTATTGAGTTCATAAAAAAAATGTAA